The following nucleotide sequence is from Mesobacillus jeotgali.
GGGCAGAATCTATATCTTGTTGGTAACGACCTTGATCTTGGCGGGATTTTGCGGAAGATGAATATATTCCATGAATTCGGCACTGCCGGACACTTTGAAACACTGGAAGAACTAATCACTTTTCTAAAGTTTAATAATAAAATAGTTCACGGTGCTTGAGTAAAATCAGGCACCAATTATTTTTTACAATATTGTTGCCAAAATTTTCTTTAACAGGTACAATATGAAAGTATTCAATTCAAATAACCTAAGGAGGCAGTCGAAATGTTGAACACAACTAATGGAACAGCTACAACAATTTCATATGGTTTATCTTCGGCCTGCCTGTATTGTGTGTAGTAGCGCTTATTTTTGTCATGTTAAAATAACTGCGTAACCACGGACTGGGATGTCTGTGGTTTTTTTGTGCCTAAAAATCGAATGTATGTTCTTGGAGAGTGATAATGTGATTACAGTTGAGAATTTGAAAAAGGAATATAAATTGGTAAAGCGTGACCCTGGTCTTAAGGGAGCAATCAAGTCGCTTTTTAACCGGAAGTATGAGACGAAGCATGCGGTGAAGGGGATTAATTTTACCATTGAGCAGGGGGAGACGGTAGGCTATATCGGGGCGAATGGCGCCGGTAAGTCGACGACAATCAAGATGCTGACGGGAATCCTGACACCGACTTCGGGCAAGGTGATGGTGAACGGGCTGGTGCCGTATGAAAACCGCCAGAAGAATGCGGTGAATATTGGAGCGGTCTTCGGACAGCGGACACAGCTTTTCTGGGATATACCGGTTCGTGAATCTTATAATCTGTTAAAACATATTTACGAGATTCCGGAGCAAGAGTATCAAGAAACAGTCGCCATGTTTACGGATGTCTTGAACCTGGAGCCCTTGCTGGGTATTCCGGTCAGACAGCTTTCTCTTGGGCAAAAAATGCGCTGTGAGCTGGCTGCAGCCTTCCTTCACAGGCCTAAAGTTGTTTACCTGGATGAACCGACGATTGGTTTGGATATTGCGGTGAAGGTGAAAATCAGAAAGTTTATTAAGGAAATGAATCAGCGCTGGGGCACAACAGTGCTGTTGACTACACATGACATGCAGGACATTGAGGAAATCTGCGACCGGATCATCATCATTGATGGCGGTACGATTTTATACGATGGAGGTCTTGAGCAGATTAAAAAGCAATTTGGCCAGCAGCGGGTAATCCATTTTGAACTGGCAGATAAGGAAAAGTTTGAACTGCCTGCGTCGCTCACTGGTCAGGTGGAAGTTTTACACAATGAAGAAGAAACGAAGGTCAGCCTCTCTTTTGACCATGAGACTGTTAAAAGCTCGTTCGTCATTTCGGAAATGATGAGCATGTATGAAATTGGTGATTTGAATATTGCGGATCCTAAGATCGAGACAATTGTAGAGGAGCTGTACAACAAGCAGGAACAGGGGGGAGAGCATGGGAAAGTATTGGCAAATAGCTAAAGGGCGAATGCAGGAGAATACGGCCTA
It contains:
- a CDS encoding ATP-binding cassette domain-containing protein; amino-acid sequence: MITVENLKKEYKLVKRDPGLKGAIKSLFNRKYETKHAVKGINFTIEQGETVGYIGANGAGKSTTIKMLTGILTPTSGKVMVNGLVPYENRQKNAVNIGAVFGQRTQLFWDIPVRESYNLLKHIYEIPEQEYQETVAMFTDVLNLEPLLGIPVRQLSLGQKMRCELAAAFLHRPKVVYLDEPTIGLDIAVKVKIRKFIKEMNQRWGTTVLLTTHDMQDIEEICDRIIIIDGGTILYDGGLEQIKKQFGQQRVIHFELADKEKFELPASLTGQVEVLHNEEETKVSLSFDHETVKSSFVISEMMSMYEIGDLNIADPKIETIVEELYNKQEQGGEHGKVLANS